A window from Candidatus Nealsonbacteria bacterium encodes these proteins:
- the amrS gene encoding AmmeMemoRadiSam system radical SAM enzyme, whose translation MKKEAHLYKKLKDKKVYPVKSRKAGALPLVEQFNRVKCQNCAHCCVILPGKRGICGVRENIDGKLYALNYGKAIACHIDPIEKKPFFHFLPGSHSLSIATVGCNFVCRNCQNSDISQAPKPDKPVLGEDLPPEEIIKIALKNNLPSISYTYTEPTIFLEYALDTMKLAKKAGLKNNFVSNGFMSPESAKLVIPYLDAINIDVKSFSEEFYREVCGARLQPVLDTAKLMKKSGVWTEITTLVIPTLSDSEKMFRDIAKFIKEELGPETPWHISRFSGAISWKLQHLPDTPVETLKMACKIGKEMGLKYIYTGNVPGLPSEDTFCPKCNALVINRTGYVISRYDKSGQCPKCGENLDIIIK comes from the coding sequence ATGAAAAAAGAAGCTCATCTTTATAAGAAATTAAAGGATAAAAAGGTTTACCCTGTTAAATCCCGCAAAGCGGGTGCTCTACCTTTGGTAGAGCAATTTAACAGGGTGAAATGCCAAAATTGCGCTCATTGCTGCGTTATTTTACCGGGGAAAAGAGGAATTTGCGGGGTGAGAGAAAATATTGACGGAAAATTGTATGCCTTAAATTACGGTAAGGCCATTGCCTGTCACATTGACCCTATCGAAAAAAAGCCATTTTTCCATTTTTTGCCGGGAAGCCACTCGTTATCAATAGCCACAGTTGGTTGTAATTTCGTCTGCCGGAATTGCCAAAATAGTGACATTTCCCAGGCGCCAAAACCAGATAAGCCGGTTTTAGGTGAAGATTTGCCGCCAGAAGAAATTATTAAAATTGCTTTAAAAAATAATTTACCCAGCATATCATACACTTATACCGAACCAACGATATTTTTAGAATATGCTTTGGATACGATGAAATTGGCAAAAAAAGCAGGCTTGAAAAACAATTTTGTTTCCAATGGATTTATGAGCCCTGAATCGGCAAAATTAGTAATCCCCTATCTTGATGCTATTAATATTGATGTCAAAAGTTTTTCCGAAGAGTTTTATAGAGAGGTTTGCGGGGCGCGGCTCCAACCGGTTTTGGATACTGCCAAATTAATGAAAAAATCAGGCGTTTGGACGGAAATAACAACCTTAGTAATTCCTACCCTTTCAGATTCAGAAAAAATGTTTAGGGATATTGCCAAATTTATTAAAGAAGAATTGGGCCCTGAAACGCCCTGGCATATCAGCCGATTTTCCGGCGCTATTTCCTGGAAATTGCAGCATTTACCGGATACTCCGGTAGAAACTCTGAAAATGGCTTGTAAAATTGGCAAAGAAATGGGCTTAAAATATATCTATACCGGGAATGTTCCCGGTCTGCCTTCGGAAGACACCTTTTGCCCAAAATGCAATGCCTTAGTAATTAATAGAACGGGTTATGTTATTTCCCGTTATGACAAAAGCGGCCAATGTCCAAAATGCGGAGAAAATCTGGATATTATCATTAAATAA